One genomic segment of Lytechinus pictus isolate F3 Inbred chromosome 18, Lp3.0, whole genome shotgun sequence includes these proteins:
- the LOC129281380 gene encoding UPF0728 protein C10orf53 homolog, whose translation MPENAIVTLRYGPYRSCGVVAHRTQRLEGLRALLESDGHAVEFEEIEDWDFVELIVNGEKIYQCNIKDLDFGGDGRLDDLCKNALTAVKEAF comes from the exons ATGCCTGAAAATGCTATTGTGACCCTTAGGTATGGACCATATCGATCCTGTGGTGTTGTAGCTCACAGAACACAGCGATTGGAGGGTTTACGAG CCCTACTGGAGTCAGATGGACACGCTGTAGAGTTTGAAGAGATTGAGGACTGGGATTTCGTGGAGCTCATTGTTAATGGAGAAAAAATTTACCAGTGTAATATCAAGGATCTGGATTTTG GAGGAGATGGAAGGTTGGATGATCTCTGCAAGAATGCCCTGACAGCAGTGAAGGAAGCTTTCTGA